A genomic segment from Aegilops tauschii subsp. strangulata cultivar AL8/78 chromosome 1, Aet v6.0, whole genome shotgun sequence encodes:
- the LOC109753970 gene encoding uncharacterized protein, which produces MDHQELQEADVLWPQHNSDHRRDGADGDDGSNVDGDMAKLSSPELSAPVLVPRRKRRSRSWSTSDGSGSGNDDCSDGDVRCTDDAKRNVPPHVLAERRRRLAGRSTAAYSMCTGKGRTLKGRDLRNIRNLVLRMTGFIEK; this is translated from the coding sequence ATGGATCATCAGGAGCTCCAAGAAGCCGACGTCCTCTGGCCACAACACAACTCCGACCACCGCCGTGACGGCGCCGACGGCGACGACGGCAGCAACGTCGACGGAGACATGGCAAAGCTATCCTCGCCGGAGCTGTCTGCCCCGGTCCTCGTGCCTCGCCGGAAGCGGCGGTCTCGCTCCTGGTCGACGTCCGACGGGAGCGGCAGCGGCAACGACGACTGCAGCGACGGCGATGTCCGATGCACCGACGACGCAAAGAGGAACGTGCCGCCGCACGTCCTGGCTGAACGGCGGCGGAGGCTCGCCGGAAGGTCGACGGCGGCCTACTCCATGTGCACCGGCAAAGGGAGGACGCTCAAAGGGCGGGACCTTCGCAACATCAGGAACCTCGTCCTCAGGATGACCGGATTCATCGAGAAATGA
- the LOC109753971 gene encoding protein S40-1, which yields MEELDEFEVLWPEYCAGLAHADDDQYKTPAAASSVQSTATSWQRRAARSRPVDVPPSRAAVLLLRWKDGNTEDDSVEKDGGGKIIVPPHLLVSGRRLSDGEAAAAYTLLRSGAARRGKRARDLRHLRNSVLRMTGFIEG from the coding sequence ATGGAAGAGCTCGACGAGTTCGAGGTGCTCTGGCCGGAGTACTGCGCCGGCCTCGCGCACGCCGACGATGACCAGTACAAGACACCGGCGGCGGCATCGAGCGTGCAGAGCACGGCCACGTCGTGGCAGCGGCGCGCGGCACGGTCTCGGCCGGTGGACGTTCCTCCAAGCAGGGCCGCCGTGCTGTTGCTACGGTGGAAAGACGGTAATACCGAAGACGACTCAGTGGAGAAGGACGGCGGGGGCAAGATCATCGTGCCGCCGCACCTGCTGGTCTCCGGCAGGCGGCTGTCCGACGGGGAGGCCGCCGCGGCGTACACGCTGCTGCGGTCGGGGGCGGCAAGGCGCGGCAAGCGGGCGCGCGACCTGCGCCACCTGCGCAACTCCGTGCTGCGGATGACCGGCTTCATCGAAGGATGA